From a single Triticum urartu cultivar G1812 unplaced genomic scaffold, Tu2.1 TuUngrouped_contig_4342, whole genome shotgun sequence genomic region:
- the LOC125527685 gene encoding cytochrome P450 84A1-like: protein CVVGGYSVPRGSRVMINVFALGRDASAWKDADVFRPSRFMVGEGEAAEVDFKGGCFEFLPFGSGRRSCPGMALGLYSLELVVAQLAHGFNWALPDGMVSSELDMCDVLGLTVPRATRLCVVPMPRLTCSLVADDDATHQA from the coding sequence TGTGTCGTCGGCGGCTACTCCGTGCCCCGGGGCTCCCGCGTCATGATCAACGTCTTTGCCCTCGGTCGTGACGCCAGCGCGTGGAAGGACGCCGATGTGTTCCGACCTTCAAGGTTCATGGTTGGGGAAGGGGAGGCCGCCGAGGTCGACTTCAAGGGCGGGTGCTTTGAGTTCCTGCCATTTGGGTCTGGCCGCCGCTCGTGCCCTGGCATGGCGCTTGGCCTGTACTCGTTGGAGCTCGTTGTCGCGCAGCTCGCTCATGGGTTCAACTGGGCACTTCCCGACGGCATGGTGTCGTCGGAGCTCGACATGTGTGATGTCCTCGGCCTCACTGTTCCACGCGCCACCAGGCTCTGCGTCGTGCCCATGCCTCGACTCACCTGCTCTTTGGTCGCTGATGATGATGCCACGCACCAGGCATGA